In bacterium, a single window of DNA contains:
- a CDS encoding biopolymer transporter ExbD: MPHRMISAEPEPETEINLSPMIDCIFILLIFFIVTTVFVEEPGVEIWKPDATVDLDLEKNSIIIAVTSDNKIVYGGKEVGVSGVGARVRSLLNKDELPVIIQADARADHGVFSDVWSEVKNAGAKKISLSTRND, from the coding sequence ATGCCCCATCGCATGATCAGCGCAGAGCCCGAGCCGGAGACCGAGATCAATCTCTCTCCGATGATCGACTGCATCTTCATCCTGCTCATCTTCTTCATCGTGACGACGGTCTTCGTCGAGGAGCCGGGCGTCGAGATCTGGAAGCCCGACGCGACCGTCGACCTCGATCTCGAGAAGAACAGCATCATCATCGCCGTCACGTCGGACAACAAGATCGTCTACGGCGGCAAGGAAGTCGGCGTTTCCGGCGTCGGCGCCCGGGTCCGCTCGCTCCTCAACAAGGACGAGCTCCCGGTCATCATCCAGGCGGACGCCCGCGCGGACCACGGCGTCTTCTCCGACGTCTGGAGCGAGGTGAAGAACGCCGGCGCCAAGAAGATCAGCCTCTCGACCCGCAACGACTGA
- a CDS encoding DUF3450 domain-containing protein produces the protein MRSVPSCSKSILLVLCGAISLAPMAALAESDGASVSAFRSKMEKWVETRQILSEERAEWLVEKESLAATRKLLRRERDDLRAEIKEFEETGADASEERRELLLQRAEYQRSAELLETEIRRLEAQVLALAPQLPDPLRDRLDLLLVQIPEDPNNTRIALGQRLMNVLGVLAQAEKWNSTATFVGETRPVGPDGQRIQVRTLYWGLGQAIYVDTQGQVAGIGRPGAEGWSFVDNAALADDAKLFLDIYEGNVDTIAFVPVPVEVE, from the coding sequence ATGCGATCCGTACCCTCCTGCTCGAAATCCATCCTCCTCGTCCTCTGCGGCGCGATCAGCCTCGCGCCGATGGCCGCCCTGGCCGAGTCGGACGGGGCCTCCGTCTCCGCCTTCCGCTCGAAGATGGAGAAGTGGGTCGAGACCCGGCAGATCCTCTCGGAAGAGCGCGCCGAATGGCTCGTCGAGAAGGAGAGTCTCGCCGCGACGCGCAAGCTCCTTCGGCGTGAACGCGACGATCTCCGAGCGGAGATCAAGGAGTTCGAGGAGACCGGCGCCGACGCGAGCGAGGAGCGCCGCGAGCTGCTTCTCCAGCGCGCCGAGTATCAGCGTTCTGCAGAGCTCCTCGAAACCGAGATCCGGCGCCTCGAGGCGCAGGTGCTCGCGCTCGCTCCTCAGCTTCCGGATCCCCTCCGCGACCGGCTCGACCTCCTCCTGGTCCAGATCCCCGAGGATCCGAACAACACGCGGATCGCCCTCGGGCAGCGCCTGATGAACGTCCTCGGCGTGCTCGCACAGGCCGAGAAGTGGAACAGCACCGCGACCTTCGTCGGCGAGACCCGCCCGGTCGGTCCCGACGGCCAGCGCATCCAGGTGCGCACCCTCTACTGGGGCCTCGGACAAGCCATCTACGTGGACACCCAGGGCCAGGTGGCCGGGATCGGCCGCCCCGGGGCCGAAGGCTGGTCCTTCGTGGACAACGCGGCCCTCGCGGACGACGCGAAGCTCTTCCTCGACATCTACGAAGGCAACGTGGACACGATCGCCTTCGTCCCGGTTCCCGTCGAAGTCGAATAA
- a CDS encoding biopolymer transporter ExbD: MPRRSVLSPEEETEINLSPMIDCIFILLIFFIVTTVFVEEKGLQVAKPDAAAVATPNEDKENVVLEITQQNKILLNDKEVSLADVSSGVKAKVSDPETPVVIRAHEKSSHGIFVGVWDAAKRGGAQQLSFSTVN, encoded by the coding sequence ATGCCCCGTCGAAGCGTGCTCAGCCCCGAAGAAGAGACCGAGATCAATCTCTCGCCGATGATCGACTGCATCTTCATCCTGCTGATCTTCTTCATCGTGACGACCGTGTTCGTCGAGGAGAAGGGGCTCCAGGTCGCGAAGCCCGACGCTGCCGCGGTCGCGACGCCGAACGAGGACAAGGAGAACGTCGTCCTCGAGATCACCCAGCAGAACAAGATCCTGCTGAACGACAAGGAAGTCTCCCTCGCCGACGTGAGCAGCGGCGTGAAGGCGAAGGTCAGTGATCCCGAGACCCCGGTCGTGATCCGCGCCCACGAGAAGTCGAGTCACGGGATCTTCGTCGGCGTCTGGGACGCGGCGAAGCGCGGCGGCGCCCAGCAGCTCAGCTTCAGCACGGTGAATTGA
- a CDS encoding energy transducer TonB, producing the protein MAHSTFKLPTPRNELAISVLLGVGFAFGLFVLMALAQMLGEVQVPEKDLVEQVVAYTPPEIEEIEDELPPPPEEEEPPPELESEPPQLSLDQLNIALNPGTGGSLAGDFAMPAIAATSSSLGTDDFVDFSDLDQVPRPMPGSQLDFPRRLKRRAVSGRVVLLIKLAEDGRVLESKVESSNLPEFEPIVAAAVAKWRFTPPTKEGTPVRAQARFPVPIQIGS; encoded by the coding sequence ATGGCCCACTCCACCTTCAAACTCCCGACTCCCCGCAACGAGCTCGCGATCAGCGTGCTCCTCGGGGTGGGTTTCGCCTTCGGCCTCTTCGTGCTGATGGCGCTGGCCCAGATGCTCGGCGAGGTGCAGGTCCCGGAGAAGGATCTCGTCGAGCAGGTCGTGGCCTACACGCCGCCGGAGATCGAGGAGATCGAGGACGAGCTCCCGCCGCCGCCGGAAGAAGAGGAGCCGCCGCCGGAGCTCGAATCCGAGCCGCCGCAGCTCTCCCTCGACCAGCTGAACATCGCTCTCAATCCCGGGACCGGCGGATCGCTGGCCGGCGATTTCGCGATGCCGGCGATCGCGGCAACGTCGAGCTCACTCGGAACCGACGACTTCGTCGACTTCTCGGATCTCGATCAGGTTCCGCGTCCCATGCCCGGATCCCAGCTCGACTTCCCGCGTCGTCTGAAGCGCAGGGCGGTCTCGGGCCGCGTCGTGCTCTTGATCAAGCTGGCGGAGGACGGCCGTGTCCTCGAGTCCAAGGTCGAGTCGTCGAACCTGCCCGAATTCGAACCGATCGTGGCCGCCGCGGTCGCCAAGTGGCGCTTCACGCCTCCGACCAAGGAAGGCACCCCTGTCCGCGCTCAGGCGCGGTTCCCCGTGCCGATCCAGATCGGAAGCTAG
- a CDS encoding MotA/TolQ/ExbB proton channel family protein: MSTIWNIWLSGGWVMIPLFGLAALLYAQAFQLVMYVRRTNLRSDSEPHWFEWVREPEKAEGRVRDIIAYTQDGAEEGAISGDQVRNRFDEIRLALVSLIERRTVFVSTLVAAAPLMGLLGTVLGMLQTFFGISTSGGTETAGVVAAGISEALVTTQTGLTIALPGLFIVMIIQRQRQQLEAKIARLESLTLSHLKLD; this comes from the coding sequence ATGTCGACGATCTGGAACATCTGGCTGAGCGGAGGGTGGGTGATGATCCCGCTCTTCGGGCTCGCGGCGCTGCTCTACGCGCAGGCGTTCCAGCTCGTCATGTACGTGCGCCGCACGAACCTGCGCTCGGACTCCGAGCCCCACTGGTTCGAATGGGTCCGTGAGCCGGAGAAGGCGGAAGGCCGCGTCCGCGACATCATCGCGTACACCCAGGACGGCGCCGAGGAAGGTGCGATCTCCGGAGACCAGGTCCGCAACCGCTTCGACGAGATCCGGCTCGCCCTCGTGAGCCTGATCGAGCGCCGGACCGTGTTCGTCTCGACCCTCGTGGCTGCCGCACCGCTCATGGGACTCCTGGGCACGGTCCTCGGCATGCTCCAGACCTTCTTCGGGATCTCGACGAGCGGCGGAACCGAGACCGCGGGCGTCGTCGCCGCGGGCATCTCGGAAGCGCTCGTCACGACCCAGACGGGTCTCACGATCGCGCTCCCGGGTCTCTTCATCGTCATGATCATCCAGCGTCAGCGCCAGCAGCTCGAAGCGAAGATCGCGCGCCTCGAGAGCCTGACGCTCAGCCACCTGAAGCTCGACTGA
- a CDS encoding response regulator transcription factor: MTPAEPEQNFALLVDSDAGTAALVREALVETHLELVCAKTVTEAFDRMDRGAPRLVLSELALPDGSGFSVCRHVRENRLLAEVPVVLLSEWSHESDRILAFECGADDFVPKPFFQRELASRIRAVLRRSDAPSRESTRREPQLPSPLMIDEERRTVRFEGLELPLTPREFELLATLARHEGRVLSRRDLIDEAWRPGENPTERSVDAHVKSLRRKLAGAKDAIETVRGLGYRYAEKNLLAGRV; encoded by the coding sequence ATGACCCCCGCGGAACCGGAACAGAATTTCGCTCTCCTCGTCGATTCCGACGCAGGAACCGCGGCGCTCGTTCGCGAGGCGCTCGTCGAGACGCACCTCGAGCTCGTCTGCGCGAAGACCGTCACGGAGGCGTTCGACCGCATGGATCGCGGCGCTCCGCGCCTGGTCCTGAGCGAGCTGGCCCTGCCGGACGGATCCGGCTTCTCCGTCTGCCGGCACGTGCGCGAGAACCGACTGCTCGCGGAGGTCCCCGTCGTCCTGCTCTCGGAGTGGTCCCACGAGAGCGACCGGATCCTCGCCTTCGAATGTGGCGCGGACGATTTCGTGCCCAAGCCCTTCTTCCAGCGCGAGCTCGCCTCCCGGATCCGCGCGGTCCTCCGTCGAAGCGATGCGCCGAGCCGGGAATCCACGCGGCGCGAGCCACAGCTTCCGAGCCCCCTCATGATCGACGAGGAGCGCCGAACCGTGCGCTTCGAGGGACTCGAGCTGCCGCTGACGCCCCGGGAGTTCGAGCTGCTCGCGACGCTCGCTCGGCACGAAGGCCGTGTACTCAGTCGGCGCGACCTGATCGACGAGGCCTGGCGACCGGGCGAGAACCCGACCGAGCGAAGCGTCGACGCGCACGTGAAGAGTCTTCGCCGAAAGCTCGCCGGGGCGAAGGACGCGATCGAGACCGTGCGCGGACTCGGCTATCGATACGCCGAGAAGAACCTCCTCGCCGGCCGCGTCTGA
- a CDS encoding TIGR03857 family LLM class F420-dependent oxidoreductase: protein MTAVNPELGFYALAGQPESPRDLIEEVRAGEAMGLGTAFLSERYNQKEICTLSGAAGAVTDSIRIATACTNHNTRHPIVTAGYALTMHGMTGGRFVLGIGRGIVPMQKAYGIPPITTAQMEDFVGVTRKLLGGEPVIGHDGPIGSYPFLHLGPNVAREVPLLLVAFGPNSLALGGRVFDEVVLHTYFSDETTERAVKTVKQAAEQAGRDPDDVKVWSCFATIGDHLPEEKRLMKSVGRLATYLQGYGDLLVGTNGWDEAVLERFRADELVSTFQGGIDVKATTEELEHIATLIPDEWLSYSATGSPAQCVAAIRHQMDLGCDGVILHGATPTELAPIVEEYRKDG from the coding sequence ATGACCGCCGTCAATCCCGAGCTCGGCTTCTACGCCCTGGCCGGACAGCCCGAATCGCCCCGTGATCTGATCGAAGAGGTCCGGGCCGGCGAGGCGATGGGCCTGGGAACCGCCTTCCTCTCGGAGCGGTACAACCAGAAGGAGATCTGCACGCTCTCGGGGGCCGCCGGCGCGGTCACCGACTCGATCCGGATCGCGACGGCCTGCACGAACCACAACACGCGACACCCGATCGTGACGGCGGGCTATGCGCTCACGATGCACGGCATGACCGGCGGGCGTTTCGTCCTGGGGATCGGCCGCGGAATCGTCCCCATGCAGAAGGCCTACGGCATCCCGCCGATCACGACGGCACAGATGGAGGACTTCGTCGGCGTCACGCGGAAGCTGCTCGGGGGCGAGCCGGTGATCGGCCACGACGGCCCGATCGGGAGCTACCCCTTCCTCCATCTCGGCCCGAACGTCGCCCGCGAGGTCCCGCTCCTGCTCGTGGCCTTCGGGCCGAACTCCCTCGCCCTCGGCGGCCGCGTCTTCGACGAGGTCGTGCTCCACACCTACTTCAGCGACGAGACGACCGAGCGCGCGGTCAAGACCGTCAAGCAGGCGGCCGAGCAGGCCGGGCGCGACCCCGACGACGTGAAGGTCTGGTCCTGCTTCGCGACGATCGGCGACCACCTCCCCGAGGAGAAGCGGCTGATGAAGTCGGTCGGCCGACTCGCGACCTACCTCCAGGGCTACGGCGATCTGCTCGTCGGCACCAACGGCTGGGACGAGGCCGTCCTCGAACGCTTCCGGGCCGACGAGCTGGTTTCGACCTTCCAGGGCGGGATCGACGTGAAGGCCACGACCGAAGAGCTCGAGCACATCGCCACGCTGATCCCGGACGAGTGGCTGTCCTACTCCGCCACCGGATCGCCCGCGCAGTGCGTCGCCGCGATCCGCCACCAGATGGACCTCGGCTGCGACGGGGTGATCCTGCACGGGGCGACGCCGACGGAGCTGGCGCCGATCGTCGAGGAGTATCGGAAGGACGGCTAG
- a CDS encoding PEP-CTERM sorting domain-containing protein (PEP-CTERM proteins occur, often in large numbers, in the proteomes of bacteria that also encode an exosortase, a predicted intramembrane cysteine proteinase. The presence of a PEP-CTERM domain at a protein's C-terminus predicts cleavage within the sorting domain, followed by covalent anchoring to some some component of the (usually Gram-negative) cell surface. Many PEP-CTERM proteins exhibit an unusual sequence composition that includes large numbers of potential glycosylation sites. Expression of one such protein has been shown restore the ability of a bacterium to form floc, a type of biofilm.), with amino-acid sequence MKNLTKLAFAAGLAALVAGPASASLVAGWDFSDLSGDSASVPTNSPANVVGSATATALNVSGDVVASTLRPGAAEADQSGLVGGINGFPSTQDPTFAAGETGFDRRGELLGLTARDAATAEFDVTLAAPTAEIWVVTFGADALSNDSDDSTDVTVSFGGSCGGAASVATVEIQPGDTEVRLFLGQLGSAGGCVVLEMDGSTTQPLIDNVAISTVVPEPGTGAMLLAGAAGLIVAARRRR; translated from the coding sequence ATGAAGAATCTGACGAAGCTCGCGTTCGCTGCCGGTCTCGCCGCCCTCGTGGCGGGCCCCGCCAGCGCGAGCCTGGTCGCCGGGTGGGACTTCTCCGACCTGTCTGGGGACTCGGCCAGCGTGCCGACGAACTCGCCGGCGAATGTGGTCGGCTCGGCGACGGCGACGGCGCTCAACGTGAGTGGCGACGTGGTGGCCTCGACCCTGCGCCCCGGCGCGGCGGAAGCCGATCAGTCGGGTCTCGTCGGCGGGATCAACGGATTCCCGTCCACGCAGGATCCGACCTTCGCAGCCGGAGAGACCGGCTTCGATCGCCGCGGTGAGCTGCTCGGCCTCACGGCCCGCGACGCGGCGACCGCGGAGTTCGACGTGACCCTGGCGGCGCCGACCGCCGAAATCTGGGTGGTCACCTTCGGTGCCGATGCCCTCAGCAACGACTCGGATGATTCGACGGACGTCACCGTGTCCTTCGGCGGCAGCTGCGGCGGCGCGGCCAGCGTCGCCACGGTCGAGATCCAGCCGGGTGATACCGAGGTCAGGCTGTTCCTCGGACAGCTCGGCTCGGCCGGTGGCTGCGTCGTCCTCGAGATGGACGGCTCGACCACCCAGCCGCTGATCGACAACGTGGCGATCTCGACGGTCGTTCCGGAGCCGGGCACGGGAGCGATGCTCCTGGCCGGGGCTGCGGGCCTGATCGTCGCGGCGCGTCGTCGTCGCTGA
- a CDS encoding MotA/TolQ/ExbB proton channel family protein, producing the protein MHKITLPLVLLLAILVFVPQAGAQEASGFATQQGALDAKLDGALRSLANERNRISREKLPLSKAVAALEAEVAALRKERERFQKVQDASTIDLASLRKQVASLGDQDDFVKSRLGEFLRDFEGRLNIAELPLYEALTEAAKLSDKNVNLDADAKRATQVAVVDAALERVRDQLGGQRFAGEALRPTGEITPGQFIAVGPTVFFVADDGSTSGLVEAQLNAADPVVVPLPDVHDASLVAVASTGTGTLPLDPTLGKALKVEKARKTVSEYVADGGVVGYVIIGLGLSALLLTGFKAIEIVGFKVAGHEAVDDILEDLSNGAQAAAAKRAAGIEGVSGDMLQTGVEHAAESRGVIEELLFEKVLRVRPTLERFLPFLAITAAAAPLLGLLGTVIGMINTFQLITIFGTGDAKSLSSGISEALMTTALGLVVAIPTLILHGALSRMAKRKLGLLEELSVAFVNGLDVLRGADRRG; encoded by the coding sequence ATGCACAAGATCACCCTCCCTCTCGTTCTTCTCCTCGCGATCCTCGTGTTCGTGCCGCAAGCCGGTGCGCAGGAGGCCTCCGGCTTCGCGACGCAGCAAGGCGCCCTCGACGCGAAGCTCGACGGAGCCCTGCGCAGCCTCGCGAACGAACGCAACCGGATCTCACGGGAGAAGCTGCCGCTCTCGAAGGCGGTCGCGGCGCTCGAAGCCGAGGTCGCTGCGCTCCGCAAGGAGCGGGAGCGCTTCCAGAAGGTCCAGGACGCCTCGACGATCGACCTCGCGTCGCTGCGCAAGCAGGTCGCCTCTCTGGGTGACCAGGACGACTTCGTGAAGAGCCGCCTCGGCGAGTTCCTGCGTGACTTCGAGGGGCGCCTGAACATCGCGGAGCTGCCCCTCTACGAGGCGTTGACCGAGGCGGCGAAGCTCAGTGACAAGAACGTGAATCTCGACGCGGATGCGAAGCGCGCGACCCAGGTCGCGGTCGTCGATGCCGCCCTCGAGCGCGTGCGCGATCAGCTCGGCGGACAGCGCTTCGCGGGCGAAGCGCTCCGCCCGACCGGCGAGATCACCCCCGGACAATTCATCGCCGTCGGCCCGACCGTCTTCTTCGTCGCCGACGACGGCTCCACCTCCGGCCTCGTCGAGGCCCAGCTGAACGCGGCGGACCCGGTCGTCGTCCCGCTTCCCGACGTCCATGACGCCTCGCTGGTCGCAGTGGCGAGCACGGGGACGGGCACGCTGCCCCTCGACCCCACCCTCGGCAAGGCGCTCAAGGTCGAGAAGGCACGCAAGACCGTTTCCGAGTACGTCGCCGACGGCGGCGTCGTCGGCTACGTGATCATCGGCCTCGGTCTCTCGGCGCTCCTGCTGACGGGCTTCAAGGCGATCGAGATCGTCGGCTTCAAGGTCGCCGGCCACGAAGCGGTCGACGACATTCTCGAAGATCTCTCGAATGGGGCCCAGGCCGCTGCGGCGAAGCGCGCCGCCGGGATCGAGGGCGTCTCCGGGGACATGCTCCAGACCGGCGTCGAGCACGCGGCCGAGAGCCGCGGCGTGATCGAAGAGCTCCTCTTCGAGAAGGTGCTCCGCGTCCGACCGACCCTGGAACGCTTCCTGCCCTTCCTGGCGATCACCGCCGCCGCGGCGCCGCTCCTCGGCCTGCTCGGCACTGTGATCGGCATGATCAACACCTTCCAGCTGATCACGATCTTCGGAACCGGCGACGCGAAGAGCCTCTCCTCCGGCATCTCCGAGGCGCTCATGACGACGGCGCTCGGTCTCGTCGTCGCGATTCCGACGCTGATCCTCCACGGCGCGCTCTCGCGCATGGCGAAGCGCAAGCTCGGCCTCCTCGAGGAGCTCTCGGTGGCCTTCGTGAACGGGCTCGACGTCCTGCGCGGCGCCGATCGGCGCGGCTGA
- a CDS encoding tetratricopeptide repeat protein → MSRTSRSLAIALVVPLLLLAVAVPAQAQRKPWSGASIVRDPEWQKSFLGSYGFLSGAEPDIKPSELEVLKEVIELMKSSPRTAATVLESRTGESSSAALDFILANLNFQNGKTTEAVQSYELALKKFPDFRRARKNLGLLMVQLNEYDGAIEQLTRAIELGERDGRAYGLLGYCYVNKDNYLAAEAAYRNAILQQPDSKDWQLGLARALNALGKYEESAALFSAFLEKYPEDAQAWKLQANAYLGLDQPLAAAVNLEAVRMLGKADAATLKLLGDIYMNEGISDLAKEAYLEVIATDEKGARFETAYRAAELLHRAQANADAAEMIDSIGQRYRGKLSTDDELQLLTLDAKVERARGNKKTAAKLLESIVERDGTRGDALLELAAYHRDQGNDQRSLLLLDRAQKLEKYEYQALVERAQFQVTAREYDQAAATLRQALRIKREPRIERYLARIEDATRR, encoded by the coding sequence ATGTCCAGGACCTCCCGCTCTCTCGCAATCGCTCTCGTCGTCCCGCTGCTGCTGCTCGCAGTGGCCGTGCCGGCCCAGGCCCAGCGCAAGCCGTGGAGCGGCGCGTCGATCGTTCGCGATCCCGAATGGCAGAAGAGCTTCCTCGGCAGCTATGGCTTTCTGTCCGGCGCCGAGCCCGACATCAAGCCCTCCGAGCTCGAAGTCCTGAAGGAAGTGATCGAGCTGATGAAGTCGAGCCCACGGACCGCGGCGACGGTCCTCGAATCACGGACCGGTGAATCGAGCAGCGCGGCCCTCGACTTCATCCTCGCGAATCTGAACTTCCAGAACGGCAAGACCACCGAGGCCGTCCAGAGCTACGAGCTGGCGCTGAAGAAGTTCCCGGACTTCCGCCGCGCCCGGAAGAACCTCGGCCTCCTGATGGTCCAGCTGAACGAGTACGACGGCGCGATCGAGCAGCTCACCCGCGCGATCGAGCTCGGCGAGCGCGACGGCCGCGCCTACGGCCTGCTCGGCTACTGCTACGTCAACAAGGACAACTACCTGGCGGCGGAGGCGGCCTACCGCAACGCGATCCTCCAACAGCCCGACTCGAAGGATTGGCAGCTGGGTCTCGCGCGCGCCCTGAACGCACTCGGCAAGTACGAGGAGTCGGCTGCGCTCTTCTCGGCCTTCCTCGAGAAGTACCCGGAAGACGCACAGGCGTGGAAGCTCCAGGCGAATGCGTATCTCGGCCTCGATCAGCCCCTCGCGGCGGCGGTGAACCTCGAGGCGGTCCGCATGCTCGGCAAGGCGGACGCGGCGACCCTCAAGCTCCTCGGGGACATCTACATGAACGAGGGCATCTCCGACCTCGCGAAGGAGGCGTATCTCGAGGTCATCGCGACGGACGAGAAGGGGGCGCGCTTCGAGACCGCCTACCGTGCGGCCGAGCTGCTCCACCGCGCCCAGGCGAACGCCGATGCCGCCGAAATGATCGATTCGATCGGCCAGCGCTACAGAGGCAAGCTCTCGACCGACGACGAGCTCCAGCTGCTCACCCTCGACGCCAAGGTCGAGCGCGCGCGCGGCAACAAGAAGACTGCGGCCAAGCTGCTCGAATCGATCGTCGAGCGGGACGGGACCCGGGGAGACGCGCTCCTCGAGCTGGCCGCCTACCACCGCGACCAGGGGAACGACCAGCGTTCGCTGCTCCTTCTCGATCGCGCTCAGAAGCTCGAGAAATACGAGTACCAGGCCCTCGTCGAGCGCGCGCAGTTCCAGGTGACCGCGCGGGAGTACGACCAGGCCGCAGCGACGCTCCGACAGGCTCTCCGCATCAAGCGCGAACCGCGGATCGAGCGCTATCTCGCACGCATCGAGGACGCTACGCGTCGCTGA
- a CDS encoding archaeosortase/exosortase family protein translates to MPGNPEGSETPEPASAEPSGAAEAPTDRIRAHWSNPQVRYPLLVVAYLLVIGSAFNVALESLREPLEDLSAFTATSVHVFLRLFTDATTLRDQLVTYDGFAVSIIIECVGLLEMLIYSACVLAFPAPLRTRAAGVIFGCLAIFVFNLLRIVTLLLVGRYQGEYFDFFHVYFWQATLIAMIVSVLYGWIRIFVHR, encoded by the coding sequence ATGCCCGGGAACCCGGAAGGGTCCGAGACTCCGGAGCCGGCTTCGGCCGAGCCGAGCGGCGCGGCCGAGGCGCCCACCGACCGGATCCGCGCACACTGGTCGAATCCGCAGGTGCGGTATCCGCTCCTCGTCGTCGCCTACCTGCTGGTGATTGGCAGCGCGTTCAATGTCGCCCTCGAGTCCCTCCGAGAGCCGCTCGAAGACCTCTCCGCCTTCACCGCGACCAGCGTCCATGTCTTCCTGCGCCTCTTCACGGACGCGACGACCCTGCGCGACCAGCTCGTGACCTACGACGGCTTCGCGGTCTCGATCATCATCGAGTGCGTCGGACTGCTCGAGATGTTGATCTACTCGGCCTGCGTCCTCGCCTTCCCTGCGCCCCTGCGAACACGCGCAGCCGGCGTGATCTTCGGCTGCCTCGCGATCTTCGTCTTCAACCTGCTGCGGATCGTGACGCTCCTGCTCGTCGGCCGGTACCAGGGCGAGTATTTCGACTTCTTCCACGTCTACTTCTGGCAGGCGACGCTGATTGCGATGATCGTGAGCGTGCTCTACGGCTGGATCCGGATCTTCGTCCACCGATGA